In the genome of Phycisphaerae bacterium, one region contains:
- a CDS encoding AI-2E family transporter → MKRKVTVGLLATLTIVATAWFLRATYVVSMPLAFAFFLALLMRPVQVWAERQVQERFKWLGLVLTVVVMLGFLAVVLALLWLSLTLVIAKVPEYVDRLQEAWSNLEEMAKAHQVSIPQELMDPQTVGSRLVSMATTVFTHAWQIVALLVLIFFMAVLLLMEWDNWRDKVLLSFPGEPGQAAVETVDTLARKIRRYLVVWTFMSVLSGVIAGIWLWAMGVDLAFLWGLLFFAFNYVPNIGSVVAMIPPTLTALVQFNIGWALVVVLGLAVLEQFTGNYLAPRFQGRTLMISPLVLLLSILFWGWVWGIPGAVLGVPMTVTLVVVGSHIPALRPMALLFSRTPGEEPGEVAE, encoded by the coding sequence GTGAAACGGAAGGTGACCGTGGGGCTGCTGGCGACGTTGACGATCGTCGCGACCGCGTGGTTCCTGCGGGCAACCTACGTGGTGAGCATGCCGCTGGCGTTCGCATTCTTTCTGGCCCTGCTCATGCGCCCGGTCCAGGTCTGGGCGGAACGCCAGGTGCAGGAGCGGTTCAAGTGGCTCGGCCTGGTGTTGACCGTGGTGGTGATGCTGGGTTTCCTGGCGGTGGTGCTCGCCTTGCTGTGGCTGAGCCTGACCCTGGTGATCGCCAAGGTCCCGGAGTACGTGGACCGGCTGCAGGAGGCATGGTCCAATCTGGAGGAGATGGCCAAGGCCCACCAGGTGTCGATACCCCAGGAACTGATGGACCCGCAGACCGTTGGCAGCCGGCTGGTGAGCATGGCGACCACGGTGTTCACGCACGCCTGGCAGATCGTCGCGCTGCTGGTGCTGATCTTCTTCATGGCCGTGCTGCTGCTAATGGAGTGGGACAACTGGCGGGATAAGGTGCTTCTGAGCTTCCCGGGCGAGCCCGGCCAGGCGGCGGTCGAGACGGTGGATACGCTGGCCCGCAAGATTCGCCGCTACCTGGTCGTGTGGACCTTCATGAGCGTGCTCTCGGGCGTCATCGCCGGAATATGGCTGTGGGCGATGGGCGTGGACCTGGCATTTCTGTGGGGACTGCTGTTCTTCGCCTTCAACTACGTGCCCAATATCGGTTCGGTGGTCGCGATGATCCCGCCGACCCTGACCGCCCTGGTCCAGTTCAACATCGGATGGGCGCTGGTGGTGGTGCTGGGACTGGCGGTCCTGGAGCAGTTTACGGGTAACTACCTGGCCCCGCGGTTCCAGGGTCGCACCCTGATGATCTCGCCGCTGGTGCTGCTGCTGTCGATCCTGTTTTGGGGATGGGTCTGGGGCATTCCGGGGGCGGTGCTCGGCGTGCCGATGACGGTGACGCTGGTGGTGGTCGGCTCGCATATCCCCGCGCTTCGACCGATGGCCCTGCTGTTCAGCCGCACGCCGGGCGAAGAACCCGGCGAAGTCGCCGAGTAG
- a CDS encoding YihY/virulence factor BrkB family protein, protein MGAKRFFGMFKQAVNDFIADEAMTLGAALAFYAMLSLAPLLILVFSVVGLAGEGFREDLTANIKAQVDPKAEGAVDLVVSNASQQQRTGIISTIISLGLLVLSATAVFAQLQTSLNKIWDVEARSGQGVWGWIHKRLLSLAMVAGIGVLALASVLVSSWIGRATMGGWAFWKVLDTAVSVGVFVAVFGLIYKFLPDVRIGWQEVWVGALITAVLFVLGKYALSQYFAYSSVGSVYGAAGSLVALLLWIYYSTLIFFFGAELTQVYADRYGRLIEPDEHGQWAPDAKWKQRNQEREEAPEDQIKHVQGGEKT, encoded by the coding sequence ATGGGGGCAAAACGATTCTTCGGCATGTTCAAACAGGCCGTCAATGATTTCATCGCCGATGAGGCCATGACGCTGGGAGCGGCACTGGCCTTCTACGCCATGCTCTCGCTGGCCCCGCTGCTGATCCTGGTCTTCTCCGTCGTGGGGCTGGCCGGCGAGGGCTTCCGCGAGGATCTGACCGCCAACATCAAGGCCCAGGTCGATCCCAAAGCCGAAGGGGCGGTCGACCTGGTCGTCAGCAACGCCTCGCAGCAGCAGCGAACCGGCATCATCTCGACCATCATCAGCCTGGGCTTGCTGGTGCTCTCAGCCACCGCCGTCTTCGCCCAGCTTCAGACCTCGCTGAACAAGATCTGGGACGTGGAGGCCCGATCCGGCCAGGGCGTATGGGGATGGATTCACAAACGGCTGTTGTCGCTGGCCATGGTCGCGGGCATCGGCGTGCTGGCCCTGGCCTCGGTGCTGGTCAGCTCGTGGATCGGCCGGGCCACGATGGGCGGCTGGGCGTTCTGGAAGGTCCTGGATACCGCCGTGTCGGTGGGCGTGTTCGTAGCCGTCTTCGGACTGATCTACAAATTCCTGCCGGATGTGAGAATCGGATGGCAGGAAGTCTGGGTCGGCGCCCTGATCACCGCCGTGCTGTTCGTACTGGGCAAGTATGCCCTGAGCCAGTACTTCGCCTACAGCAGCGTGGGCTCGGTCTACGGGGCCGCCGGATCGCTGGTGGCCCTGCTGCTGTGGATCTACTACTCAACCCTGATCTTCTTCTTCGGCGCCGAACTCACGCAGGTCTACGCCGACCGCTACGGCAGGCTCATCGAGCCGGACGAACACGGCCAGTGGGCTCCGGACGCCAAATGGAAGCAGCGAAACCAGGAGCGGGAAGAGGCTCCGGAAGACCAGATCAAGCACGTGCAGGGCGGGGAGAAGACGTAA
- a CDS encoding DUF421 domain-containing protein: MFFNTWYDVWRVMVVGVLVYVALVTLLRISGKRTLAKMNAFDLVVTVALGSTLASALLSKQVSVAEGVTGLAVLIVLQYAIAWLSVRVGWFRRAVRSEPALLLYRGEFLSAVMKRQRVSEQEVRQAIRTNGAAKIEDVEAVVLETDGTFSVLSSIGAENPTALADVAGRHEGLKRPLAQPRN, encoded by the coding sequence ATGTTCTTCAACACCTGGTACGACGTGTGGCGGGTGATGGTCGTCGGGGTGCTGGTCTATGTGGCCCTGGTGACGCTGCTGCGAATCTCGGGCAAGCGGACGCTGGCCAAGATGAACGCCTTTGATCTGGTGGTGACGGTGGCCCTGGGTTCGACGCTGGCCTCCGCCCTCCTCTCCAAACAGGTGAGCGTGGCTGAGGGCGTGACGGGGCTTGCCGTCCTGATCGTGCTGCAGTACGCGATCGCGTGGCTCTCCGTGCGGGTGGGGTGGTTCCGCCGGGCGGTGCGATCCGAACCGGCCCTGCTGCTGTACCGGGGAGAGTTCCTGTCGGCGGTCATGAAACGCCAACGGGTCAGCGAGCAGGAGGTCCGCCAGGCCATCCGCACGAACGGCGCGGCCAAGATCGAGGACGTCGAGGCGGTCGTGCTGGAGACCGACGGCACCTTCAGCGTGCTCAGTTCGATCGGCGCGGAAAATCCGACCGCCCTGGCCGACGTGGCGGGCCGCCACGAAGGTCTGAAAAGGCCACTCGCGCAGCCACGGAACTGA